One region of Salinibacterium sp. TMP30 genomic DNA includes:
- a CDS encoding NAD kinase, whose translation MQSENSHASDRHILVIAHTGRAESLTAAIAVCRQLIRDGLTPVLAPDSYDTILQAEPDLAPVSRLGNEVETGELELVIVLGGDGTILRAAELTRGCSAPLLGVNLGHVGFLAESEREELTSTVERALARDYLVEERMTLSVRVKVNSEVVYETWALNEATVEKASRERMLEVVIEVDGRPLSSFGCDGVVMSTPTGSTAYAFSAGGPIVWPSLDAILLVPLSAHALFARPIVVGPDSALAVEVMDRNMGIGVLWCDGRRAHDLPRGARVIVRRSPVPVRLARLAQGPFTDRLVKKFNLPVYGWRGPTSEEGPRS comes from the coding sequence GTGCAGTCCGAGAACTCTCACGCTTCTGATCGTCACATCCTCGTTATTGCGCACACTGGTCGCGCTGAGTCGTTGACGGCAGCCATTGCGGTGTGCCGACAGCTCATCCGTGATGGGCTCACTCCCGTACTGGCGCCCGACAGCTACGACACAATTCTTCAGGCTGAGCCAGATTTGGCTCCCGTTTCTCGCCTCGGGAATGAGGTTGAGACGGGGGAGCTCGAACTCGTCATAGTGCTGGGTGGGGATGGAACGATCCTTCGCGCGGCAGAACTGACTCGTGGATGCAGTGCGCCTCTGTTGGGGGTGAACCTCGGCCACGTCGGGTTTCTGGCCGAGAGCGAACGCGAAGAACTCACCTCTACCGTCGAACGCGCACTAGCCCGCGATTATCTCGTTGAAGAGCGCATGACGCTGTCCGTGCGAGTGAAAGTCAACTCCGAGGTCGTCTACGAAACGTGGGCGCTCAACGAAGCCACAGTCGAAAAAGCGAGCCGTGAGCGGATGCTCGAAGTGGTGATTGAGGTCGACGGCCGCCCCCTCTCATCCTTTGGGTGCGATGGTGTCGTCATGTCAACCCCCACCGGCTCTACCGCCTACGCGTTCTCGGCGGGTGGCCCCATCGTGTGGCCGAGCCTAGACGCCATCTTGCTTGTTCCTCTCAGCGCCCACGCACTATTCGCCCGCCCCATCGTCGTCGGACCAGACTCCGCGCTTGCCGTTGAAGTGATGGACCGCAATATGGGAATCGGTGTGCTGTGGTGCGACGGACGACGCGCACACGATTTGCCCCGCGGTGCCCGAGTGATCGTGCGGCGATCACCGGTGCCCGTGCGCCTCGCCCGGCTTGCGCAGGGGCCATTCACTGATCGACTCGTCAAGAAGTTCAACCTGCCTGTGTACGGATGGCGTGGACCAACTTCGGAAGAGGGACCCCGCTCGTGA
- a CDS encoding SHOCT domain-containing protein: MMWGYGNMGWAWGYGLLALAGVALLIYVIVRLASNRSGSDNTRSASRPAGSSTAKRILEERFARGELTAEQYREQLRVLDESP; encoded by the coding sequence ATGATGTGGGGCTACGGAAATATGGGATGGGCCTGGGGATACGGGCTGCTGGCACTAGCAGGCGTCGCCTTGCTCATCTATGTCATTGTTCGTTTAGCGTCGAACAGGTCCGGGAGCGACAACACACGATCTGCTTCGCGGCCCGCCGGCTCCTCCACTGCGAAACGAATCCTCGAGGAGCGTTTCGCGCGTGGGGAGCTCACCGCGGAACAGTACCGTGAACAGTTGCGGGTCCTCGACGAATCCCCATAA
- a CDS encoding multicopper oxidase family protein produces MPTFSRRNALILGGVGITGTAVGATGFFVNQRLSSRSSQATTSGNSLIEPTELQSVDGALAVSLESSPQQVSIAGRNVQALSYNGGVPGPTLRVRPGDTLSVSLRNGLKDPSNLHVHGLHVSPEGTSDNVFVTVEAGDSFDYQYELPADHPPGVYWYHPHHHGFVADQVFSGLYGAIIVEDPDAIPVERERVLVISDITFDSAGNIPPATPMDTMSGREGELVLVNGQLTPGMDARPGERERWRIVNACVSRYLRLRLDGQQLTLLGIDSGRFESAHEIDEVVLAPGNRADLVVTGSAGNATLSALPYDRGSAGGMMMGSRNSRSADEIVLATFTVAGDTVAPVAAIPMQAVQRDLRSATVTARRELVFAMGMGMGGGMMSPTINGRAFDASRIDTTVQFGSVEEWLLTNTSTLDHPLHLHVWPMQIVEQDGRPVDTMMWQDVVNIPARSTTRVRIAFDDFSGKTVYHCHILDHEDNGMMGIINAN; encoded by the coding sequence ATGCCCACGTTCAGTCGCCGTAACGCCCTGATCCTCGGAGGTGTCGGAATTACGGGTACGGCTGTGGGCGCAACCGGATTCTTCGTCAATCAACGCCTTTCGTCCCGCTCGTCGCAGGCAACAACATCCGGAAATTCCCTCATCGAGCCCACCGAGCTACAAAGCGTCGATGGCGCCCTCGCCGTTTCCCTCGAGTCATCTCCCCAGCAGGTGAGTATCGCCGGCCGTAACGTGCAAGCGCTGAGTTACAACGGCGGCGTGCCCGGCCCTACGTTGCGCGTTCGACCGGGAGACACCCTCAGCGTGAGCCTTCGAAATGGCCTGAAAGACCCCAGCAACCTCCATGTCCACGGCCTCCACGTGTCGCCCGAGGGCACAAGCGACAACGTGTTCGTCACCGTCGAAGCGGGCGACTCCTTCGATTACCAGTACGAACTGCCCGCCGATCACCCTCCGGGCGTTTATTGGTATCACCCACACCACCACGGATTCGTCGCCGACCAAGTGTTCAGCGGCCTGTATGGCGCCATCATCGTCGAAGACCCCGATGCCATCCCTGTAGAGCGGGAGCGCGTGCTCGTCATCTCCGACATCACTTTCGATTCCGCCGGAAATATTCCCCCGGCGACGCCAATGGACACGATGTCTGGACGTGAGGGAGAGCTCGTCCTCGTCAACGGACAACTCACCCCCGGAATGGATGCCCGCCCCGGCGAACGAGAACGATGGCGCATCGTCAATGCGTGCGTATCCCGCTACCTGCGACTGCGCCTCGATGGTCAGCAGTTGACCCTCCTCGGTATCGACTCCGGGCGTTTCGAATCCGCGCATGAGATTGACGAGGTCGTACTAGCGCCAGGCAACCGAGCAGATCTCGTCGTCACCGGAAGTGCTGGTAACGCCACGCTGAGCGCCCTCCCCTACGACCGCGGATCAGCCGGCGGAATGATGATGGGAAGCCGCAACTCTCGTAGCGCCGACGAAATCGTGCTGGCCACATTCACCGTGGCGGGTGACACCGTTGCCCCAGTCGCCGCGATACCCATGCAAGCGGTTCAACGCGACCTCCGCAGCGCTACCGTAACCGCCCGGCGCGAACTGGTCTTCGCAATGGGAATGGGAATGGGCGGTGGCATGATGTCCCCCACAATCAACGGTCGCGCATTCGATGCCAGCCGAATCGATACGACCGTGCAATTCGGCAGCGTGGAGGAATGGCTGCTGACAAATACCAGCACCCTCGATCATCCGCTCCACCTCCACGTGTGGCCGATGCAGATCGTCGAACAGGATGGGCGCCCCGTCGACACCATGATGTGGCAGGACGTCGTGAACATTCCTGCCCGCAGCACCACGCGCGTGCGGATCGCGTTTGACGACTTCAGCGGAAAAACCGTGTACCACTGCCACATTCTCGACCACGAAGACAACGGGATGATGGGAATCATCAACGCAAACTGA
- a CDS encoding DUF302 domain-containing protein, whose amino-acid sequence MNYAHTITISLPHEEAVSRVKQELANQGFGVLSEIDIHATFEAKLGVESAQTLGDYVILGACNPLLAEQALAADPDMGLLLPCNVVIRRSPSAHTTTVQAINPQTMVQLSEAPEIQNVADHADERLLAALAALEGEKAANS is encoded by the coding sequence ATGAACTATGCACACACAATCACCATTTCATTGCCCCACGAGGAAGCAGTCTCTAGGGTGAAGCAAGAACTCGCAAATCAAGGGTTTGGCGTTCTTTCGGAAATCGACATCCATGCCACTTTCGAAGCGAAGCTTGGCGTCGAAAGCGCACAGACGCTCGGCGACTACGTGATCTTGGGCGCGTGCAACCCGCTCCTCGCTGAACAGGCACTCGCTGCGGACCCCGACATGGGATTGCTGCTGCCGTGCAACGTGGTCATCCGACGAAGCCCGTCGGCACACACCACCACGGTTCAAGCCATCAACCCGCAAACGATGGTGCAGCTGAGCGAAGCACCGGAAATCCAGAACGTTGCAGACCACGCCGATGAACGTCTTCTCGCCGCGCTGGCCGCTCTCGAAGGAGAGAAAGCTGCAAATAGCTAG
- a CDS encoding TlyA family RNA methyltransferase, with amino-acid sequence MANMRLDAALAARGLARSRTHAAKLIADNLVTVEGVAVPKASTPVTETQAIMVAETDHYVSRAAHKLVAALDSFGIDASGRLALDVGASTGGFTQVLLERGAREVIALDVGHGQLVDLIRSDDRVRVVERENARYLTAASLAELSGTSETPTLVVSDLSFISLRTVLPALHASVGDAADYVVLVKPQFEVGRTNIREGIVHGAALRDEAIMGVLWAAWDVGLGTAGVISSPIAGNAGNREYLVWLSARSGSNPTEWRGRVSAIA; translated from the coding sequence ATGGCTAACATGCGCCTCGATGCTGCGTTGGCGGCACGTGGTCTTGCACGATCACGCACGCACGCCGCGAAGCTCATCGCTGACAACCTTGTGACGGTCGAGGGGGTTGCGGTGCCGAAAGCGTCGACGCCAGTGACGGAAACGCAGGCGATCATGGTTGCCGAGACCGATCACTATGTGAGTCGGGCCGCCCACAAACTCGTCGCCGCTCTCGATTCCTTTGGTATTGACGCCAGCGGGAGGCTCGCCCTCGATGTAGGCGCGTCCACGGGAGGCTTCACGCAAGTGTTGCTCGAACGCGGCGCCCGTGAAGTAATCGCGCTTGATGTGGGGCACGGTCAACTCGTTGACCTGATCCGCTCAGATGATCGAGTGCGCGTGGTTGAGCGCGAGAACGCTCGTTATCTCACCGCCGCGTCGCTTGCTGAGCTGAGTGGGACATCCGAGACTCCCACGCTCGTGGTTTCTGATCTGTCGTTCATCTCGCTGCGCACCGTACTGCCGGCCCTTCACGCGTCGGTCGGGGATGCCGCAGACTACGTTGTGCTCGTGAAGCCACAGTTTGAGGTGGGCCGCACCAATATTCGCGAAGGAATCGTGCACGGAGCGGCGCTGCGGGACGAAGCAATTATGGGTGTGCTTTGGGCGGCGTGGGATGTGGGGCTCGGCACGGCAGGCGTCATCTCCTCACCAATCGCCGGGAATGCCGGAAACCGTGAGTATCTGGTCTGGTTGAGCGCACGATCGGGTAGCAACCCGACAGAGTGGCGAGGCCGCGTCTCCGCTATCGCTTAG
- a CDS encoding HAD-IIA family hydrolase, protein MSIRTPLTGITLVLADLDGVVYRGQDAIEYAVDSINAIEGAQVAYITNNASRTDASVATHLSELGLHVEPNDVVTSPQAAMALLRELVPAGSTVMVVGGDGLTSEIEKSGFVVTRSAEDSPAAVVQGFAPDVAWVHLAEAAFALKGGDAGIPWIATNTDWTIPQARGTAPGNGTLVSAVHTAIGRLPIVAGKPEVAIFEEAFTRYASREALMIGDRLDTDILGANKAGIPSLLVLTGIDQAKQVLAAVPEQRPTMIVDDLRGLHEPYPETVVTRDGAAVVTTVGTATVRLEAQRLTVTSAGTSIDRLRAGSAAIWNSGSTIYALEVPAELYS, encoded by the coding sequence GTGTCGATTAGGACACCCCTGACTGGCATCACGCTGGTTCTGGCAGACCTCGATGGCGTTGTCTATCGGGGGCAGGATGCGATCGAGTATGCCGTCGACAGCATCAACGCGATTGAGGGTGCACAGGTTGCCTACATCACCAATAATGCTTCGCGCACCGACGCATCCGTCGCCACTCATCTGAGCGAGCTCGGGCTGCACGTGGAACCGAACGATGTTGTGACGTCGCCACAGGCAGCCATGGCGTTGCTTCGCGAGCTTGTTCCTGCAGGATCGACGGTGATGGTCGTTGGGGGAGATGGGCTCACGAGCGAAATCGAGAAGTCCGGATTCGTCGTCACACGCTCGGCAGAAGATTCACCGGCCGCAGTCGTGCAGGGCTTTGCCCCTGACGTGGCGTGGGTGCACCTTGCCGAAGCTGCGTTTGCCCTCAAAGGTGGCGACGCCGGCATCCCGTGGATCGCAACAAACACTGACTGGACAATTCCCCAAGCACGCGGAACAGCGCCCGGAAACGGCACACTCGTCTCTGCGGTGCACACTGCGATTGGTCGACTGCCGATCGTGGCCGGAAAGCCAGAAGTCGCCATCTTCGAAGAAGCATTCACCCGCTATGCGTCGCGCGAAGCGTTGATGATTGGCGACCGCCTCGACACCGATATTCTGGGCGCGAACAAAGCCGGCATTCCCTCACTGCTCGTGCTCACGGGCATCGACCAAGCAAAGCAAGTGCTCGCAGCAGTCCCGGAACAGCGTCCGACGATGATCGTCGACGACCTGCGGGGGCTGCATGAGCCATATCCCGAGACCGTGGTCACGCGAGACGGCGCCGCCGTGGTGACGACAGTGGGAACGGCGACAGTGCGCCTCGAAGCGCAGCGATTAACGGTAACGTCGGCCGGAACATCCATCGACCGATTGCGGGCAGGATCCGCAGCAATTTGGAACTCAGGGAGCACCATCTACGCCCTTGAGGTGCCCGCGGAGCTATATTCGTGA